A genomic region of Anas acuta chromosome 1, bAnaAcu1.1, whole genome shotgun sequence contains the following coding sequences:
- the LOC137849493 gene encoding GLIPR1-like protein 2, with protein MGPGLWAAVLALGLGLEAAWAQPIFPSITNRLFIRQCVRVHNEFRRRVVPSASNMRQMSWDAALARTARAWANKCVFKSNRYLSKRYQCHPTFESVGENIWIGSYQIFDVQTAVSTWYKNNIFYNFSLHTCIKNCDRYIQVVWDKSYKLGCAVVFCEEIGGIRNAANFICNYAPSGNFLRRPYKEGVPCSGCSKGDICRYKLCKNAERDKIIYYSRWYPPWEFRIVCDEACIVLIVLRAWFMFLGLLIAFLIKKNFPDMATSI; from the exons ATGGGGCCGGGGCTGTGGGCGGCGGTgctggccctggggctggggctggaggcggCGTGGGCTCAGCCCATCTTCCCCAGCATCACCAACAGGCTGTTCATCAGGCAGTGCGTGCGGGTCCACAACGAGTTCCGCCGCCGGGTCGTGCCCTCCGCCAGCAACATGCGGCAAATG AGCTGGGATGCAGCTTTGGCAAGGACGGCCAGGGCATGGGCAAATAAATGCGTTTTTAAAAGTAACAGGTATTTAAGTAAGAGATACCAGTGTCATCCTACTTTTGAATCTGTTGGAGAGAATATTTGGATTGGAAGTTATCAAATATTTGATGTTCAGACTGCCGTTAGCACATGGTATAAGAATAACATATTCTACAATTTCTCACTGCACACGTGTATTAAGAATTGCGATCGTTACATTCAG gTTGTTTGGGACAAGTCATACAAACTAGgctgtgctgttgttttttgtgagGAAATTGGAGGAATAAGAAATGCAGCAAATTTTATTTGCAACTATGCACCATC tggTAATTTTCTGAGAAGACCATATAAAGAAGGAGTACCATGTAGTGGATGTTCAAAAGGGGACATCTGTAGATATAAATTGTGTA aAAATGCAGAACGTGATAAAATTATCT aTTACTCAAGATGGTATCCACCTTGGGAGTTCAGAATTGTATGTGATGAGGCTTGCATCGTGCTTATAGTTTTAAGAGCATGGTTCATGTTTCTTGGTTtattaattgcttttttaatcaaaaagaaTTTTCCAGACATGGCTACGTCCATATAA
- the LOC137849491 gene encoding glioma pathogenesis-related protein 1-like translates to MKITSFFSAVLLLDLFACCRAYAQYSLPDIEDAKFIKDCVSAHNNFRSKTNPPASNMFRMSWDPALAKSAKAWAKKCKFRHNSYLKIPQKMHPTFTFVGENIWTGTASIFSVHAALNDWFNEFKSYDFNTRRCTSICGHYTQVVWATSYKVGCAVHFCHTVENFQGLDRAAHFVCNYGPAGNYPTKPYEEGPPCSRCSNDKCVDKLCVNAGREKLISYDNWYPDWDTQPRPPPRPRPSGPPADTPPAGQPRSSCDSYCLSVLILRLLFLVLSAAGTLLIQRRFPHTFIYE, encoded by the exons ATGAaaatcacatcttttttttctgcagtgctctTACTGGATCTCTTTGCCTGCTGTCGTGCGTATGCACAATATTCTTTGCCTGACATTGAAGATGCAAAGTTCATTAAAGACTGTGTGAGCGCTCACAACAACTTTCGATCCAAAACGAATCCACCAGCCAGCAATATGTTTCGCATG TCCTGGGACCCTGCTTTAGCTAAGTCTGCCAAAGCATGGGCAAAGAAGTGCAAGTTTCGGCACAACAGCTACCTTAAAATACCACAGAAGATGCACCCCACCTTTACTTTTGTAGGAGAAAACATCTGGACTGGCACAGCCTCCATCTTTTCTGTGCATGCAGCTCTGAATGACTGGTTTAATGAATTCAAAAGCTACGATTTCAACACCCGTAGATGTACTAGCATATGTGGTCACTATACACAG GTTGTTTGGGCAACAAGTTACAAAGTTGGCTGTGCAGTTCACTTCTGCCACACAGTAGAAAATTTTCAAGGACTCGACAGAGCAGCACATTTTGTTTGTAACTATGGGCCAGC GGGGAATTACCCAACAAAACCTTATGAAGAGGGACCACCATGCAGTAGATGCAGTAATGACAAGTGTGTGGACAAGCTCTGTG TAAATGCAGGACGTGAGAAGCTGATAA gTTATGACAACTGGTATCCGGACTGGGACACGCAGCCCCGGCCACCACCGCGACCCCGTCCCTCCGGGCCTCCAGCCGACACCCCCCCAGCTGGGCAGCCACGTTCCTCTTGTGACAGCTACTGTCTTAGTGTCTTGATTTTAAGGCTGCTGTTTTTGGTACTGAGCGCTGCAGGTACTCTTTTAATACAGCGAAGGTTTccacacacatttatatatgAGTAA
- the CCDC107 gene encoding coiled-coil domain-containing protein 107 yields MALSVLQQAVVSAVLVLCALLAAPRMLGGGGGRAGRAPRGPRAGPGPHDPRAQHGGSPQAVHQVHLNPGNSEGHNYQSIQQMRNAMEKQIKSERTRGNGRDLAFTLMPLYALGVGVFAAYKFLKMKAHEENLAKKEKSTEDKAKETEHQLLELEQHLAQTEKMLNSLLTQLDPLSNCVNALACEQKDEIMTQIQSIRRLMKESGLDKSENKMTDVNHICNEKLEDLIQSFAEHPQEKELDDREDDGNEDFQEDVDDDYKIEEHELYDECEVHRFEPDVVEDQEMINKNVIESEMGLRRRNRYE; encoded by the exons ATGGCGCTGTCGGTGCTGCAGCAGGCGGTGGTGTCGGCGGTGCTGGTGCTCTGCGCGCTCCTCGCCGCGCCCAGGATGCTcgggggaggcggcggcagGGCCGGCAGGGCTCCGCGGGGCCCCAGGGCCGGCCCCGGCCCTCACGATCCCCGGGCGCAGCACGGAG gTAGCCCTCAGGCAGTTCATCAAGTTCACCTGAATCCAGGAAATTCCGAGGGTCATAACTACCAGAGTATTCAACAGATgagaaatgcaatggaaaaacagataaagagtgagaggacaagaggaaatggtaGAGACTTAGCGTTCACCCTTATGCCGTTGTATGCTCTTGGAGTGGGAGTGTTTGCAGCATACAAATTCCTAAAG aTGAAGGCACATGAAGAAAATCTCgctaagaaggaaaaaagcacagaagacaaagcaaaggaaaCCG aaCATCAGCTTTTAGAACTGGAGCAGCACCTAgcacagacagagaaaatgttaaattctTTATTGACTCAGTTGGATCCACTGTCAAACTG TGTCAATGCTTTAGCTTGTGAgcagaaagatgaaataatgACACAGATCCAATCAATTAGACGACTGATGAAAGAAAGTGGATTGGataaatcagaaaacaagaTGACAG ATGTCAACCACATTTGTAATGAGAAACTTGAAGATCTCATTCAGTCATTTGCGGAACACCCTCAAGAGAAAGAACTAGATGACAGAGAAGATGATGGTAATGAAGATTTTCAGGAGGATGTTGATGATGATTACAAAATAGAAGAGCATGAATTATATGATGAGTGTGAAGTACACCGTTTTGAGCCAGATGTGGTAGAAGACCAAGAAATGATAAACAAAAACGTCATAGAATCAGAGATGGGATTGAGGAGACGTAATAGATATGAATGA